The Meiothermus sp. CFH 77666 genome includes a region encoding these proteins:
- a CDS encoding MOSC domain-containing protein, whose translation MNTVLSLHAGQGDTLPKPPIPQAVLVAGKGVEGDRHFGKHPDRAVLIAGRATYDLAARAGILLPSGALGENILVDFDPHQLEPGAHLQIGTVLLELTTVCTVCSSLSVFDLRLPKVLLGRRGLYARVLEGGVVQVGDVVQVLSTQTA comes from the coding sequence ATGAACACGGTTTTATCCCTTCACGCCGGGCAGGGCGACACCCTGCCCAAACCCCCCATCCCTCAAGCAGTGCTGGTGGCCGGCAAAGGCGTGGAGGGGGATCGGCATTTCGGCAAGCACCCCGACCGTGCGGTGCTAATTGCAGGGCGTGCAACCTATGACCTGGCTGCTCGAGCGGGCATCCTGCTACCCTCTGGAGCGCTGGGCGAGAACATTCTGGTGGACTTTGACCCCCACCAGCTGGAGCCTGGGGCCCACCTTCAGATCGGAACGGTGTTGCTGGAACTGACCACCGTCTGCACTGTGTGCAGCTCCCTCTCGGTCTTCGACCTGCGCTTACCCAAGGTGCTTCTAGGTCGGCGCGGCCTGTACGCCAGGGTGCTCGAGGGTGGAGTGGTTCAGGTTGGCGATGTGGTGCAGGTTCTCTCAACGCAAACTGCATAG
- the mutL gene encoding DNA mismatch repair endonuclease MutL → MIRKLPPDLIREIAAGEVVSDPADVVRELLENALDAGATRVYLELWGGGLDKIVVSDNGIGIPKDQLALALEHHTTSKLTDLQQITTLGFRGEGLWAIRQAARVRLTSRPPQQLGGATLVAFQDEVELQEHPAPAGTRVEVTTLFSHLPARRNALEAPAAEGRKVVHLVSRYLLHRPEMALQLVVDGEVKIAHAGGGFGEVAKLLWGSVVANRLLPLEATEGAFRLSGLLSRPELSRPRRDRLLLALNGRPVEWPEPLLQAVLAAYKELLPHGQFPVGVLNLDIPVEHLLVNTSPDKSRVKLVRLEPVLGFVSQAVQNLLSAHSLARALPEPTPMTGPSPVQRTRFPRLHYLGRFRELYLLAEAGDELYVVDQHAAHERILYEELSRRYREEPPQELPHPELVSLALGEELNFAERAHELEQAGLLLEPFGPGKYRIRTIPAFLAGHPSLIPEVVKGSLGAPSFAEAWRSVLARLACLPAIKAGHPLAGASAQALLDTLAACELPWVCPHGRPTALVMGELELARRFGRRGLRAVERSRVEKI, encoded by the coding sequence ATGATTCGCAAACTGCCCCCCGACCTGATCCGCGAGATTGCGGCGGGGGAGGTGGTGTCGGATCCTGCTGATGTGGTGCGGGAGCTGCTCGAGAACGCCCTCGACGCAGGCGCAACCCGGGTTTACCTCGAGCTGTGGGGCGGCGGGCTCGACAAAATTGTGGTGAGCGACAACGGAATCGGCATCCCCAAAGACCAGCTGGCCCTGGCCCTGGAACACCACACCACCAGCAAGCTCACCGACCTGCAACAGATCACCACCCTGGGCTTTAGAGGCGAAGGTCTGTGGGCTATCCGCCAGGCCGCCAGGGTGCGGCTCACCTCGAGGCCCCCCCAGCAGCTAGGCGGTGCAACCCTGGTAGCCTTTCAAGACGAAGTTGAGCTCCAGGAACACCCGGCCCCGGCCGGAACCCGGGTCGAGGTCACCACCCTTTTCAGCCATCTGCCCGCCCGCCGAAACGCCCTGGAGGCCCCGGCTGCCGAAGGGCGCAAGGTGGTACACCTGGTTTCGCGCTACCTGCTGCACCGCCCGGAAATGGCCCTGCAACTGGTGGTGGACGGCGAAGTGAAAATCGCCCATGCGGGGGGTGGCTTTGGCGAAGTTGCCAAACTGCTGTGGGGCTCGGTGGTGGCCAACCGGTTGTTGCCCCTGGAGGCCACCGAGGGGGCTTTTCGTTTATCGGGCCTGCTCTCGCGTCCCGAGCTGTCGCGCCCCCGTCGCGACCGGCTGCTGTTGGCCCTGAATGGCCGCCCGGTGGAGTGGCCCGAGCCCCTTTTACAGGCCGTACTGGCCGCCTACAAAGAACTCCTGCCCCACGGCCAGTTTCCGGTGGGCGTGCTGAACCTGGACATCCCTGTCGAGCACCTGCTGGTCAATACCTCCCCCGATAAATCCCGCGTGAAGCTGGTTCGGCTCGAACCCGTGCTGGGGTTTGTCTCCCAGGCGGTGCAAAACCTGCTCTCGGCCCACTCGCTGGCCCGGGCTTTGCCCGAACCCACCCCCATGACCGGCCCTTCTCCGGTGCAGCGAACCCGCTTTCCCAGGCTTCACTACCTGGGCCGCTTCCGCGAGCTGTACTTGCTGGCCGAGGCGGGCGACGAGCTTTACGTGGTGGATCAGCACGCCGCCCACGAACGCATCCTCTACGAAGAGTTGTCCCGCCGCTACCGGGAAGAGCCCCCCCAGGAGCTCCCCCACCCCGAGCTGGTCTCGCTTGCCCTGGGCGAGGAACTCAACTTTGCCGAGCGCGCCCATGAGCTCGAGCAAGCCGGGCTGTTGCTCGAGCCTTTCGGCCCCGGCAAATACCGCATCCGTACCATTCCGGCTTTTCTGGCCGGGCACCCCTCGCTCATCCCCGAAGTGGTAAAAGGCAGCCTGGGCGCGCCCAGCTTTGCCGAAGCCTGGCGCAGCGTACTGGCCCGGCTAGCCTGTTTGCCCGCCATCAAGGCCGGACATCCGCTGGCGGGCGCTTCCGCCCAGGCTTTGCTGGATACCCTGGCCGCGTGTGAGCTGCCTTGGGTTTGCCCGCACGGGCGACCAACCGCGTTGGTAATGGGTGAACTGGAGCTGGCCCGGCGTTTTGGGCGGCGCGGCCTCCGAGCGGTGGAGCGCTCGAGGGTTGAAAAAATATAG
- a CDS encoding c-type cytochrome: MKTRYLVWVTLLAAVGLWMGLGQNALPEGPGRELVLQKCQTCHEIGFVTRERQTRERWDSLITEMQNYGLRLTPEERTAILNYLATRLAPGATAPAPTQTQAATTVNGAQVYNNCIGCHQANGAGLPGVFPPLAGHVPEILAARGGREWLIQVMLYGLQGQISVKGASYNGVMPGYAQLSNAELAAVLNYIATQWGNALPSGQTPFTEAEVQAQRGKNLSVQQVLAARQQLGLR; encoded by the coding sequence ATGAAAACCAGATACCTGGTATGGGTAACTTTATTAGCAGCTGTTGGTTTATGGATGGGCCTTGGCCAGAACGCGCTTCCCGAGGGGCCTGGCCGCGAACTCGTTTTGCAGAAGTGCCAGACCTGCCACGAAATCGGCTTTGTCACTCGAGAGCGCCAAACCCGCGAGCGCTGGGATAGCCTGATTACCGAGATGCAGAATTACGGCCTCAGGCTAACCCCGGAGGAACGCACCGCCATTTTGAACTACCTGGCCACCCGTCTGGCGCCAGGGGCAACTGCACCGGCGCCCACCCAAACCCAGGCTGCTACCACAGTTAATGGAGCACAGGTCTACAACAACTGCATTGGCTGCCATCAGGCCAATGGCGCAGGTCTTCCAGGAGTTTTCCCACCCCTGGCCGGGCACGTGCCCGAGATTCTGGCGGCCCGGGGTGGACGCGAGTGGCTGATTCAGGTCATGCTCTACGGCCTGCAAGGCCAGATCAGCGTCAAGGGCGCTAGCTACAACGGGGTCATGCCAGGATACGCCCAGCTCAGCAATGCCGAACTTGCCGCTGTGTTGAACTACATTGCCACCCAGTGGGGCAATGCGCTGCCTTCTGGCCAGACGCCTTTTACCGAGGCTGAGGTGCAGGCCCAGCGAGGCAAGAACCTGAGCGTCCAGCAGGTGCTGGCAGCGCGTCAACAGCTTGGCCTGCGATGA
- a CDS encoding helix-turn-helix domain-containing protein, protein MQTSILDTLTFDPGEIILYPGEPSPKDQLYRVREGLVRLQSVDDEGNALTLRFVRPGEYFGEEVISAAERTYFAEAVTETKVDALAPAQLSPQEVADLVQGLVKALSQTYQTIQRISGQRLKNRIAATLLDLARTPVAFTEKNGRVGVRATHDEIASAVGSVRETVTKVIGELTREGYIRSGYGKLVLENPGGLERLSKEAA, encoded by the coding sequence ATGCAAACCAGCATCTTAGACACCCTAACCTTCGATCCTGGCGAGATTATTCTCTATCCCGGAGAGCCCAGCCCTAAGGATCAGCTCTACCGGGTTCGGGAGGGTCTAGTAAGGCTCCAGAGCGTAGACGACGAGGGCAATGCCCTGACCCTACGCTTTGTGCGTCCTGGTGAGTATTTTGGCGAAGAGGTAATTTCCGCCGCCGAGCGCACCTACTTTGCCGAGGCCGTTACTGAAACCAAGGTAGATGCCTTAGCACCTGCTCAGCTATCTCCCCAGGAAGTGGCCGACCTGGTACAAGGCCTGGTTAAAGCGCTGAGCCAAACCTACCAGACCATTCAGCGCATCTCCGGACAGCGTCTCAAAAATCGCATTGCTGCCACTTTGCTGGACCTCGCCCGCACCCCCGTGGCTTTCACCGAGAAGAACGGGCGGGTGGGGGTCAGGGCCACCCACGACGAAATTGCCTCTGCAGTAGGATCAGTACGCGAGACTGTCACCAAGGTGATCGGCGAACTCACCCGCGAGGGTTACATCCGCTCCGGCTATGGCAAGCTGGTGCTGGAAAACCCCGGTGGCCTGGAACGCCTTTCCAAGGAAGCCGCATAA
- a CDS encoding delta(1)-pyrroline-2-carboxylate reductase family protein — translation MRILSAEETAALLPYPALAESIARVLADHARGQITAPERLVVPLAGGATLLLMPAADPSITVTKLVTVHPQQHPSVRAEVWVMRTDTGERLALLEGSVVTARRTAAVSLLAAQTLAPNPTGPLLIIGAGTQGRSHLEAFQEGLGTDKVYVYSRSFEHSEALASYARQRRMLAQAIASLEPALHEASLIVCATTSRTPILFQAPPDAFIAAVGAYQPNMAEVAPEVVHQAQLFVDTLEGARSEAGDLLQAQIDWSQVQSLESALQQTRPKAGIVLFKSVGHALWDLAAARLVTQRLSK, via the coding sequence ATGCGAATCCTTTCTGCGGAGGAAACCGCTGCGCTTCTTCCCTACCCCGCGCTGGCGGAATCTATTGCGCGGGTGCTGGCTGACCATGCCAGGGGTCAGATAACCGCTCCCGAACGCCTGGTGGTGCCGCTGGCGGGCGGCGCAACCCTGTTGCTGATGCCCGCTGCCGACCCTTCCATTACCGTAACCAAACTGGTAACGGTGCACCCCCAGCAACACCCTAGCGTGCGGGCCGAGGTCTGGGTGATGCGCACCGACACCGGCGAACGCCTGGCCTTGCTGGAGGGTTCCGTGGTGACGGCCCGCCGCACGGCTGCGGTGTCGTTGCTGGCGGCCCAAACCCTGGCCCCCAACCCCACTGGCCCGCTCCTCATCATTGGAGCGGGCACCCAGGGCAGAAGCCACCTGGAAGCATTCCAGGAGGGCCTGGGAACCGACAAGGTGTACGTTTATTCGCGCAGCTTTGAACATTCTGAAGCGCTGGCCTCTTATGCCCGCCAGCGCCGCATGCTGGCCCAGGCCATCGCCTCGCTCGAGCCCGCCCTGCACGAAGCCAGCCTGATCGTCTGCGCCACTACCAGCCGGACTCCCATCTTATTCCAAGCTCCTCCCGATGCCTTTATTGCCGCGGTGGGGGCCTACCAGCCCAACATGGCCGAGGTCGCGCCGGAAGTGGTACACCAGGCTCAGCTTTTTGTGGACACGCTCGAGGGTGCGCGTTCGGAAGCGGGCGATCTGCTACAGGCCCAGATAGACTGGAGCCAGGTGCAGTCGCTGGAATCAGCTCTACAACAAACCAGACCAAAGGCCGGCATCGTGCTGTTCAAGAGTGTGGGACATGCGCTGTGGGATCTGGCAGCCGCCCGCCTGGTCACACAAAGGCTGAGCAAATAA
- a CDS encoding magnesium transporter CorA family protein gives MIRAKQLADGMTCGPMQAEVWVDVETPTPEEIALIQQLYPLNPLALADAQEIGHWSRFEEYPKHLFLIFRTLEAPGNAHSRTERVSYFYFPETQVLLTYRNEPVDYLEQIWNSFRGGSCLRLWQRLLDQGVQTFFEYTDALTDRVEDLEELAMNGDNTPETPRLVFAGRREVLRVRRLVSQAREALLHLERLPLLGAEAYLFRDLTDRMGRVYEGLDAARDELSNVLEVHLSAQNNRLNRVVQALTVISVLFLPMTLWAGIYGTNFEAFTEYQWASGRIFFWGGLLLIGGGLALWMKRRGWW, from the coding sequence ATGATTCGGGCCAAGCAACTCGCCGACGGTATGACCTGTGGCCCCATGCAGGCCGAGGTCTGGGTGGATGTCGAGACCCCCACCCCCGAGGAAATCGCCCTGATTCAGCAACTGTATCCGCTCAACCCCCTGGCCCTGGCCGATGCCCAGGAGATTGGCCACTGGAGCCGCTTCGAGGAGTATCCCAAGCACCTCTTTCTGATTTTTCGCACCCTCGAGGCCCCGGGCAACGCCCACAGCCGCACCGAGCGGGTCTCGTACTTCTACTTCCCCGAGACCCAGGTACTGCTCACCTACCGCAACGAGCCCGTAGACTACCTCGAGCAAATCTGGAACAGCTTTCGCGGGGGATCGTGCTTGCGGCTGTGGCAGCGCCTGCTCGACCAGGGCGTACAGACCTTTTTCGAGTACACTGATGCCCTCACCGACCGGGTGGAAGACCTCGAAGAGCTGGCCATGAACGGCGACAACACCCCCGAGACCCCCCGCCTGGTTTTTGCGGGCCGTCGGGAAGTGCTGCGGGTACGGCGCCTGGTTTCGCAGGCCCGCGAGGCTTTGCTGCACCTCGAGCGCCTCCCCTTGCTTGGCGCCGAAGCCTACCTTTTCCGCGACCTTACCGACCGCATGGGCCGGGTCTACGAGGGCCTGGACGCCGCCAGGGACGAGCTGTCCAACGTGCTTGAAGTACACCTTTCGGCCCAGAACAACCGGCTCAACCGGGTGGTACAGGCCCTCACGGTGATCTCGGTGCTGTTTTTACCCATGACCCTCTGGGCCGGTATTTACGGCACCAACTTTGAAGCCTTCACCGAGTACCAGTGGGCCAGTGGGCGGATATTTTTCTGGGGAGGGCTGCTCTTGATCGGCGGGGGGCTGGCCCTCTGGATGAAACGCCGGGGCTGGTGGTAA
- a CDS encoding protein phosphatase 2C domain-containing protein codes for MRLARLEIATESNIGRRRRNNEDFHRVAVHPTPAGNLVLLAVADGMGGAEAGELASKLAIEGVSSAAKSYAEHAATGRPGVGLNLVMDKAFKLSQRRILQEGERVPSRKGMGTTLTAVMLTEWNRQAVIGHVGDTRAYRYSSGRWTLLTQDHSWVAQQVRQGVLTAEQAEDHPWKHMLTQALGLSDVRHDITAVNFAPGEVLVLATDGLYGLVPPEEWNITGDLQSALESWVSKALVRGGTDNITVVAARFR; via the coding sequence ATGCGGCTGGCACGGCTCGAAATTGCCACAGAATCCAATATTGGTCGTCGTCGTCGAAACAACGAGGACTTTCACCGGGTTGCAGTGCATCCAACCCCAGCCGGCAACCTGGTTTTGCTGGCAGTGGCCGATGGCATGGGGGGGGCTGAAGCAGGCGAACTGGCCAGCAAACTGGCCATCGAGGGGGTCAGTTCAGCCGCCAAATCCTACGCCGAACACGCCGCTACGGGCCGCCCGGGGGTGGGGCTCAACCTGGTGATGGACAAAGCTTTCAAGCTGTCCCAGCGGCGGATTCTGCAAGAAGGCGAGCGGGTGCCTTCGCGCAAAGGTATGGGCACTACCCTCACCGCTGTCATGCTGACCGAATGGAACCGGCAGGCCGTGATCGGGCACGTGGGCGATACCCGCGCCTACCGCTACTCCTCGGGTCGCTGGACGCTCCTGACCCAGGATCACTCCTGGGTGGCCCAGCAGGTGCGCCAGGGGGTACTCACCGCCGAGCAGGCTGAGGATCATCCCTGGAAGCACATGCTCACCCAGGCCCTGGGCCTGTCCGATGTCCGGCACGATATTACCGCAGTGAACTTTGCCCCTGGGGAGGTGCTGGTGCTGGCTACCGATGGACTGTATGGCCTGGTGCCCCCGGAAGAATGGAACATTACCGGTGACCTGCAATCGGCCCTCGAGAGCTGGGTTAGCAAGGCTTTGGTGCGTGGTGGAACCGACAACATCACGGTGGTTGCAGCGAGGTTCAGATGA
- a CDS encoding molybdopterin-dependent oxidoreductase — protein sequence MSPEEMTRRAFLKKSAVAGAAVGMMGMASAQQATADQVVRGKNPKLVVLSSRPVVMESTLELLGSERITSKANLFIRNNIDLPGLNTTEPNVQPGWVVEVGGLIDAPFRITVEELSRLPQTEVTSVLQCSGNGRSFFNPRPSGNPWTYGGVGQVTWRGVLLKTLLEAKGVKLRDNARFITMNASTQGGAQPYEKSFPISVLEYNSAMLALGMNGEPLPAVHGGPVRLVAAGTFGTPNVKWIVKLDFTASESPGNEQVPRYRVPVLPGWNTPILPTQPGSRYNYTLDNSRSNWGANINSFILSPLAGASVRGRRVEIRGVAWNDGLAPIESVEVSVNGGTTWRKALIEGNDGKFGWYRWVSPQLLAPGDYEVMARATDALGRTQPMDGNVWWNERGYEWNGVMRVKFKVT from the coding sequence GTGTCCCCCGAGGAAATGACCCGCCGGGCGTTCCTGAAAAAATCCGCCGTTGCGGGTGCAGCCGTGGGGATGATGGGCATGGCTTCAGCCCAGCAAGCCACCGCCGATCAGGTGGTGCGGGGCAAGAACCCCAAGCTGGTGGTGCTCTCCTCGCGCCCGGTGGTGATGGAGTCTACGCTGGAGCTGCTCGGCTCCGAGCGGATTACCAGCAAGGCCAATCTTTTCATCCGCAACAACATAGACCTTCCGGGCCTCAACACCACCGAGCCCAACGTACAGCCGGGCTGGGTGGTGGAGGTGGGTGGCCTCATAGACGCCCCATTCCGCATTACCGTGGAAGAGCTTTCCCGGCTACCCCAGACTGAGGTTACAAGCGTGCTGCAGTGCTCCGGCAACGGCCGCTCGTTCTTCAACCCCCGGCCCTCGGGGAACCCCTGGACCTATGGCGGCGTGGGCCAGGTCACCTGGCGGGGGGTGCTCCTCAAGACCCTGCTCGAGGCCAAAGGGGTCAAGTTGCGGGATAACGCCCGCTTCATCACCATGAACGCCTCTACCCAGGGCGGCGCCCAGCCCTACGAGAAGAGCTTCCCCATTAGCGTGCTGGAGTACAACAGCGCCATGCTGGCTCTGGGCATGAACGGCGAACCCCTACCGGCTGTACACGGCGGCCCGGTACGGCTGGTGGCCGCCGGTACCTTTGGCACGCCCAACGTGAAGTGGATTGTCAAGCTCGACTTTACCGCCAGCGAAAGCCCCGGCAACGAGCAGGTGCCCCGCTACCGGGTGCCGGTGCTTCCGGGTTGGAACACCCCCATCCTGCCCACCCAGCCGGGCAGCCGCTACAACTACACCCTGGACAACTCCCGCTCCAACTGGGGCGCTAACATCAACTCCTTCATCCTCTCTCCGCTGGCCGGGGCCAGTGTCCGGGGCCGCCGGGTAGAGATTCGCGGTGTAGCCTGGAACGATGGCCTGGCTCCCATCGAGTCTGTGGAGGTCTCGGTGAACGGTGGAACCACCTGGCGCAAGGCTCTCATCGAGGGAAACGATGGCAAATTCGGCTGGTACCGCTGGGTCTCGCCGCAGTTGCTGGCCCCTGGCGACTACGAAGTGATGGCCCGCGCCACCGACGCCCTGGGCCGCACCCAGCCTATGGACGGCAACGTGTGGTGGAACGAGCGCGGCTATGAATGGAACGGGGTAATGCGGGTCAAGTTCAAGGTCACTTGA
- a CDS encoding protein kinase, protein MSYLIALLLVGISTALILRLGHTWLMLVLVALVLGGLAVLGAQPLVLATALLLGLASMWVPKSTRVAFKPRPKPAPRPSKTKPNPKVSLGNSVTGLEALYDIQEKIGIGGMATVYKGRSKKDGRLVALKIPQEKYIGDPRFVRRFHREAELLAHLDHPGIVKVYDHGNQGDTHYIAMEYLDGEGLDRLIENKRLSIRSIVEVMSRVAEALQHIHAQGIIHRDIKPGNIMVLKNAVRDDGSVDPRGVRLMDFGIAAGKVLTRLTITGARIGTPVYMSPEQAKGQRIDHKSDIYSFGVVFYEALCGQPPFQGAYEAVIHQQITQMPAPPKQVNPDIPQVLSDLVYRMLEKDPDKRPGLEAVLEVLRGKWQEDPGLTAPLYLALAVEAKKGTLRLMDLNGTLMRMWSGVGSGRGMFPSPPLSLTIDKNGGFWISLFEYGGGAVRLVHRFDAEGELTHSIAPYGMKMGELLYPIALAAVPDGLLALDGEACTITRFDLEGKPVTRFGGSGQGRGTFESPRALLASRNYIFVLDYGNRQVQRLDLSGQYISRYAFRKSRESQELRLLGGLGLTPDDQLLIYDSDSQKIRKLSLEGEVLLSLPLPVAEGEDPTSQVEMVVQDDIIYAIRRGGTKIHRVKLDGQALSSLEVYAPLRGIAFWHNTQKAKAEAPIDLSVQVFD, encoded by the coding sequence ATGAGCTACCTGATTGCTTTGTTGCTGGTGGGCATTTCCACTGCCTTGATTTTGCGCCTTGGGCACACCTGGCTGATGCTGGTGTTGGTAGCGCTGGTGTTGGGGGGTCTGGCGGTGTTGGGGGCCCAACCCCTGGTTCTGGCTACGGCCCTGCTGCTGGGCCTGGCTTCAATGTGGGTTCCCAAATCCACCCGGGTGGCCTTCAAACCCCGACCCAAGCCCGCACCCCGACCCTCCAAAACCAAGCCCAACCCCAAGGTATCGTTGGGGAACAGCGTCACCGGCCTCGAGGCCCTCTACGATATTCAGGAAAAGATCGGCATTGGGGGTATGGCCACGGTCTATAAGGGCCGCAGCAAGAAAGATGGCCGCCTGGTTGCGCTCAAGATTCCCCAGGAAAAATACATCGGCGACCCCCGGTTTGTGCGGCGCTTCCACCGCGAGGCCGAACTGCTGGCCCACCTCGACCATCCGGGTATCGTCAAAGTCTACGACCACGGCAATCAGGGCGATACCCACTACATCGCCATGGAATATCTCGATGGTGAAGGGCTGGATCGCTTGATCGAAAACAAGCGTCTGAGCATCCGGAGCATTGTGGAGGTGATGAGCCGGGTAGCCGAGGCCCTCCAGCACATTCACGCGCAGGGCATCATCCACCGCGACATCAAACCCGGCAACATCATGGTGCTCAAAAACGCCGTGCGCGACGATGGCAGTGTAGACCCCCGCGGGGTGCGCTTAATGGACTTCGGGATTGCCGCTGGCAAGGTACTGACCCGCCTGACTATTACCGGGGCCCGCATCGGTACCCCGGTCTACATGAGCCCCGAACAGGCCAAGGGCCAGCGCATTGACCACAAATCCGACATTTACAGTTTTGGGGTGGTCTTTTATGAAGCACTGTGCGGCCAACCACCCTTCCAGGGGGCCTACGAGGCGGTTATCCACCAACAGATAACCCAGATGCCCGCGCCCCCCAAGCAGGTCAACCCGGACATTCCGCAGGTGCTCTCCGATCTGGTCTACCGAATGCTGGAGAAAGACCCGGACAAACGCCCGGGCCTGGAAGCGGTGCTGGAGGTGTTGCGCGGAAAATGGCAGGAAGACCCCGGTCTTACCGCCCCCCTCTACCTGGCCCTGGCGGTGGAGGCCAAGAAGGGCACCCTGCGCTTGATGGATCTGAACGGTACCCTGATGCGGATGTGGAGCGGGGTAGGCAGCGGGCGGGGCATGTTCCCTTCGCCCCCACTTTCGCTCACAATAGATAAAAACGGCGGCTTCTGGATCAGCCTGTTTGAATATGGTGGCGGCGCGGTGCGGTTGGTACACCGCTTCGATGCAGAGGGTGAGCTCACCCATTCGATTGCACCCTATGGCATGAAAATGGGGGAATTGCTGTACCCTATCGCGCTGGCAGCGGTGCCCGATGGCCTGCTGGCGCTGGATGGTGAGGCCTGCACCATCACCCGCTTCGACCTGGAGGGCAAACCGGTGACACGCTTTGGGGGTTCAGGGCAGGGCCGGGGCACCTTTGAGTCGCCCAGGGCCCTGCTGGCCAGCCGCAACTACATTTTTGTCCTCGACTACGGCAACCGCCAGGTGCAGCGCCTGGATTTGAGCGGTCAGTATATCTCGCGCTATGCCTTCCGCAAGAGCCGGGAGTCGCAGGAACTGCGGCTGCTGGGCGGCCTGGGCCTGACCCCCGACGACCAGCTTTTGATTTACGACTCGGACAGCCAGAAAATTCGCAAGCTCTCCCTCGAGGGCGAAGTTTTGCTCTCGCTGCCGTTGCCGGTGGCCGAGGGCGAAGACCCCACCAGCCAGGTGGAGATGGTGGTACAGGACGATATCATCTACGCCATCCGGCGGGGCGGCACCAAGATTCACCGGGTTAAGTTGGACGGGCAAGCCCTCTCGAGCCTCGAGGTGTATGCCCCCTTGCGCGGCATCGCCTTCTGGCACAACACCCAGAAGGCCAAGGCCGAAGCGCCCATAGACCTCTCGGTTCAAGTCTTTGACTAG
- the cutA gene encoding divalent-cation tolerance protein CutA, which produces MYLIVLCTVPDASTGQTIARTLVHEGLAACVNLLPGITSVYRWQGEVQENPELLLIIKTTQARYPALEARIKELHPYEVPEIIAHRIEAGLKSYLEWITQST; this is translated from the coding sequence ATGTATCTGATCGTGCTCTGTACCGTGCCTGACGCCTCTACGGGCCAGACAATAGCCCGAACCCTTGTGCACGAAGGCCTGGCTGCATGCGTCAACCTGCTGCCGGGCATCACCTCGGTCTATCGCTGGCAGGGCGAGGTGCAGGAGAACCCCGAGCTGCTGCTTATCATCAAGACCACCCAGGCTCGCTACCCGGCGCTCGAGGCCCGCATCAAAGAACTGCACCCCTACGAGGTTCCGGAAATCATCGCTCACAGGATCGAGGCGGGTTTGAAGAGCTACCTCGAGTGGATTACGCAAAGCACCTAA